From a single Helicovermis profundi genomic region:
- a CDS encoding dihydrolipoyl dehydrogenase family protein yields MKFDYNIIVLGAGSAGLVVASAGAGLGAKIALIENEKMGGDCLNAGCVPSKTFLKSAHLAKDISSSSTFGIDSTFKEIDLEKIMNRVKSVIKSIEPHDSKERYEKLGVDVFFGNGVFVDKNSIEVNGKVLTAKNIVIATGSEAVVPNIKGLSEVDFLTNRNIFDLKILPKHLIVLGGGPIGLELGQGFRHLGSKVTIIDRNERLFRKDDPEVAPIMEKVLKNDGVDLLLGFGILEVKKADKSVVVVIEKDGIKNEIIGDNILVSLGRAPVSKGMNLEKIGVKLDKRGSVITNLKLQTSVKNIYAAGDITGPYQFTHMASYQAGVVIRNIIFRLGTKVNYSVVPWTTYTKPEVTHVGYTEPWAKSLGLFKESLIIDLKENDRAKAENDIDGFLKIILDDKARIIGASLVGEKAGEMIPIVTLAIKKKLKTSVFLNMIFSYPTEAEIFASASLIKVRNSFKSWQKNLIKKLFL; encoded by the coding sequence ATGAAATTTGACTATAATATAATTGTTCTAGGCGCTGGAAGTGCAGGTCTAGTTGTTGCCTCAGCAGGTGCAGGTCTTGGTGCTAAGATTGCACTTATAGAAAACGAAAAAATGGGAGGAGACTGTTTAAATGCAGGATGCGTTCCTAGTAAAACATTTCTTAAATCAGCTCATTTAGCTAAAGATATATCTTCTTCAAGTACCTTTGGAATAGATAGCACATTTAAAGAGATTGACTTAGAAAAAATAATGAACAGAGTTAAATCTGTTATAAAGTCAATTGAACCTCATGATTCAAAAGAGAGATATGAAAAACTTGGCGTAGATGTATTTTTTGGAAATGGTGTATTTGTTGATAAAAATTCAATTGAAGTTAATGGTAAGGTACTAACAGCGAAAAATATTGTTATTGCTACAGGATCAGAAGCTGTTGTTCCAAATATAAAGGGACTAAGTGAAGTTGATTTTTTAACTAATAGAAATATATTTGATTTAAAAATTTTACCAAAACATTTAATAGTACTTGGCGGCGGACCTATTGGATTAGAACTTGGTCAAGGATTTAGACATCTAGGATCGAAAGTTACTATTATTGATAGAAATGAAAGGCTCTTTAGGAAAGATGATCCTGAAGTTGCACCTATAATGGAAAAGGTTCTAAAAAATGATGGTGTAGATTTACTTCTTGGCTTTGGAATTCTTGAAGTTAAAAAAGCGGATAAATCAGTGGTTGTTGTAATTGAAAAAGATGGAATTAAAAATGAAATTATCGGTGACAATATTTTAGTTTCCCTTGGAAGAGCTCCTGTTTCAAAAGGCATGAATCTTGAAAAAATTGGAGTAAAACTGGACAAAAGAGGAAGCGTAATAACTAATTTAAAATTACAAACAAGTGTTAAAAATATATATGCTGCAGGCGATATAACTGGTCCTTATCAGTTTACCCATATGGCATCCTACCAAGCGGGAGTCGTTATTAGAAATATTATATTTAGATTAGGTACAAAAGTTAATTATTCTGTTGTACCTTGGACTACTTACACAAAACCAGAAGTTACACACGTTGGCTATACTGAGCCGTGGGCAAAATCGCTTGGATTATTTAAAGAGTCTTTGATTATTGATCTAAAAGAAAATGATAGAGCGAAAGCTGAAAATGATATTGATGGGTTTTTAAAAATAATATTAGATGATAAAGCTAGAATTATTGGTGCCTCATTAGTTGGAGAAAAAGCTGGTGAAATGATACCTATAGTTACTTTAGCGATTAAGAAAAAATTGAAAACTTCTGTATTTTTAAATATGATTTTTTCATATCCTACAGAAGCTGAAATATTTGCAAGTGCTTCTTTAATTAAAGTTAGAAATTCCTTTAAATCATGGCAAAAAAATCTTATTAAAAAATTGTTTTTATAG
- a CDS encoding CDP-alcohol phosphatidyltransferase family protein, whose amino-acid sequence MLDTKARKYFQPFFNTIAKVFIRLKISANKITILAFITGVSVGIAIYFDQRMLSVALLWVSGLLDAIDGSLARITNTSSKLGAYMDLIMDRMVEAAVILGFAIRFPNHYISYILFLILVIFNFSTFMVAGALFQNEGEKSMHYDSGLAERTETFIVFTLMIIFSNYIFYVLNVFNLLILFTGIMRFYFIVKNSNKV is encoded by the coding sequence ATGTTAGATACTAAAGCAAGAAAATATTTTCAGCCTTTTTTTAATACTATTGCTAAAGTATTTATAAGACTTAAAATTAGTGCAAATAAAATAACTATTTTGGCATTTATTACAGGTGTTTCAGTTGGGATTGCAATTTATTTTGATCAAAGGATGTTATCAGTTGCTTTACTTTGGGTTTCTGGCTTACTTGACGCAATTGACGGAAGTCTTGCTAGAATCACAAATACATCTTCAAAACTAGGTGCATATATGGATCTAATCATGGATAGAATGGTAGAAGCAGCTGTGATTCTTGGATTTGCAATTAGGTTTCCTAATCATTATATTTCTTATATTTTATTCCTTATACTCGTAATATTTAATTTTTCAACATTTATGGTAGCGGGTGCACTGTTTCAAAATGAGGGTGAAAAAAGTATGCATTATGACTCAGGACTTGCTGAAAGAACTGAAACGTTTATAGTTTTTACTTTAATGATTATATTTTCAAATTATATTTTTTATGTTCTTAATGTTTTTAATTTATTAATTTTATTTACCGGTATTATGAGGTTTTATTTTATTGTAAAAAATTCAAACAAAGTATAA
- a CDS encoding ABC transporter ATP-binding protein codes for MENRNKNNSRPQARPMGRGHSMMRATGPKAKNFKGTLKKLIKYLSVYKYSIFVVVIFAIISSAFSIIGPKLLGNITTKIFSGVMKMISGSKDTIDFVYIKKITLILVGLYGLSTIFSYFQRYIMAGVSMKVSYNMRQNISKKINRIPLKYFDGTNHGEVLSRITNDVDTVSRTLSQSLSQIITSVATVIGVLIMMFSISPLMTLVALLILPLSMVLVMQVVKRSQKLFKKQQDYLGHINGHIEEIYSSHLIVKAYNGEEKSLVKFDTMNEELYDSAWKSQFLSSLMMPMMNIIGNIGYVAVAVLGGFLAAIGRISVGDIQAFIQYVRNFTQPMAQIANISNVLQQTVAASERVFEFLEEKEKVEFVSGNAQSTLKEKYDKNASSISKTSKGRVSFKNVHFGYSEDKIIINDFSADIKEGEKIAIVGPTGAGKTTMVKLLMRYYDVNSGSILIDGVNVKDMSRKELRTKLGMVLQDTWLYNTSIMENIRYGRLDASDEEVIEAAKKSHVDTFVNMLPDGYNMILNEDTNNISQGQKQLITIARVMLNNPNILILDEATSSVDTRTEVQIQASMDRLMHGKTSFIIAHRLSTIRDADLILVMNNGDIVEQGNHSELLSRNGFYATLYNSQFEHVS; via the coding sequence ATGGAAAATAGAAATAAAAATAACTCAAGACCACAAGCAAGACCAATGGGAAGAGGACACTCTATGATGAGGGCAACGGGTCCTAAAGCTAAAAATTTTAAAGGTACTCTGAAAAAATTAATTAAATACTTAAGTGTATATAAATATTCAATATTTGTTGTAGTTATTTTTGCAATTATTAGTTCTGCTTTTAGCATAATTGGACCTAAATTACTTGGAAATATAACAACAAAAATATTTTCTGGTGTAATGAAGATGATAAGTGGTTCAAAAGATACAATAGACTTCGTATATATTAAAAAAATCACTTTGATATTAGTAGGTTTATACGGACTTAGTACAATTTTTAGTTATTTTCAAAGATATATAATGGCAGGAGTTTCGATGAAAGTTAGTTACAATATGCGCCAGAATATATCTAAAAAAATAAATAGAATTCCGCTTAAGTATTTTGATGGAACAAATCATGGTGAAGTACTTTCTAGAATTACAAATGATGTTGATACGGTTAGTAGAACTTTAAGTCAAAGTCTATCACAAATAATTACTTCAGTTGCTACGGTTATTGGTGTGCTTATTATGATGTTTAGTATAAGTCCTCTTATGACTTTGGTAGCTCTTTTAATTCTACCATTATCAATGGTTTTAGTCATGCAAGTAGTTAAAAGAAGTCAAAAATTATTTAAAAAACAACAGGATTATTTAGGCCACATAAATGGTCATATTGAAGAAATATATAGTTCTCATTTAATTGTTAAAGCTTATAATGGAGAAGAAAAATCACTTGTAAAATTTGATACAATGAACGAAGAATTATATGATAGTGCATGGAAGTCACAATTTTTATCGAGTTTAATGATGCCTATGATGAATATTATTGGCAATATTGGATATGTTGCAGTTGCAGTTTTAGGAGGCTTTTTAGCCGCAATTGGAAGAATTTCAGTTGGTGATATACAGGCATTTATTCAGTATGTAAGAAACTTTACTCAACCAATGGCTCAGATTGCTAATATATCTAATGTACTTCAGCAAACCGTTGCAGCTTCTGAAAGAGTTTTTGAATTTCTTGAAGAAAAAGAAAAGGTGGAATTTGTTAGTGGAAATGCTCAAAGTACTTTAAAAGAAAAATATGATAAAAATGCTTCTTCAATATCAAAAACTTCAAAAGGAAGAGTAAGTTTTAAAAATGTCCATTTTGGATATAGTGAAGACAAAATAATTATTAATGATTTTAGTGCTGATATAAAAGAAGGAGAAAAAATTGCTATAGTAGGACCAACAGGGGCAGGTAAAACAACTATGGTAAAACTTCTTATGCGTTACTATGATGTTAATTCTGGTAGTATACTTATAGATGGTGTTAATGTAAAAGATATGAGTAGAAAAGAACTTAGGACTAAACTTGGAATGGTGCTTCAAGATACATGGCTTTATAATACAAGCATTATGGAAAATATACGCTATGGAAGACTTGATGCAAGCGACGAAGAAGTGATTGAAGCTGCTAAAAAATCACATGTTGATACTTTTGTTAATATGCTTCCGGATGGTTATAATATGATCTTAAATGAAGATACAAATAATATATCTCAGGGGCAAAAACAGCTTATTACTATTGCTAGAGTTATGCTTAATAATCCTAATATATTAATACTTGACGAAGCGACTAGTTCAGTAGATACTAGAACAGAGGTTCAAATACAAGCCTCTATGGATAGACTTATGCATGGTAAAACAAGTTTTATTATTGCACATAGACTTTCGACTATTAGAGATGCTGATTTGATTCTTGTTATGAATAATGGTGACATTGTTGAGCAAGGAAATCATAGTGAACTTCTTAGTAGAAATGGATTTTATGCAACTCTATATAATTCGCAGTTTGAACATGTTTCTTAA
- a CDS encoding ABC transporter ATP-binding protein, whose product MIKLKSYLKPFILMILITIGLVFIQAQMDLSLPGYLSDIVNSGIQSGGIEENIPKILAKEDMDKVLLFSNEKEKDIILRDYIYIGSKKDLVEKYIGEYSILSKNTNVYIIGEISESEDQILYNSISKKFNMVVGIKEKIDSGENISFGKITFPKGTDIFNIFKQMPDDKRILITKNIFSQMDKIDENIFSQMNLKAIKSYYDYLGVDTKKIQTSYILKIGSIMILITVIGALSSILVGFFASKVAAGVAKNLRRDLFSKILSFTNNEFDKFSTASLITRSTNDITQVQTILVMMIRMMFYAPLMGIGGVIKALNKSTSMSWIIALAVIVLLGFILVTFSIVMPRFKKIQKTLDKINLITREHLSGMMVIRAFNNQNFEEDRFDKTNRELTNLNLFVNRVMALLFPIMMFIMNGAMVLIIWVGAHNIANSAMQVGDMIAFMQYAMQIIMAFLMLSMLFIMVPRASVSATRIAEVIETKVSIKNPENPKKFPKTNGANIVFENVYFKYDGAKEYMLKDISFIAKKGETTAIIGSTGSGKTTLVNLITRFYDTSKGKITIKDRLITEVSQSDLRELIGYIPQKSMLFSGTVKSNLIYGNNNASEELINNSIRIAQATDFISEDELGIKKEISQGAQNISGGQKQRLSIARALVKDAEIYIFDDSFSALDYKTDASLRSDLREIVENKTVLIIAQRISTIKNADQIIVLDDGEIVGKGRHIELMKECLTYREIANSQLSKEEL is encoded by the coding sequence TTGATTAAATTAAAAAGTTATTTAAAACCATTTATTTTAATGATACTTATAACTATAGGATTAGTGTTTATTCAGGCACAAATGGATTTATCACTTCCAGGTTATTTATCAGATATAGTAAATAGTGGAATACAGTCCGGAGGAATAGAAGAAAATATTCCTAAAATTTTAGCAAAAGAAGATATGGATAAGGTTTTATTATTTTCAAATGAAAAAGAGAAAGATATTATATTAAGAGATTATATATATATAGGAAGTAAAAAAGATTTAGTAGAAAAATATATTGGTGAATATAGCATTCTAAGTAAAAATACCAATGTATATATAATTGGAGAAATTAGTGAAAGTGAAGATCAAATACTCTATAATAGTATTTCGAAAAAATTTAATATGGTTGTTGGAATTAAAGAAAAAATAGATTCGGGAGAGAATATTTCTTTTGGAAAAATAACTTTTCCAAAAGGAACAGATATTTTTAATATTTTTAAGCAAATGCCAGATGATAAAAGAATATTAATTACAAAAAATATATTTTCTCAAATGGATAAAATAGATGAAAATATATTTTCTCAAATGAATTTAAAGGCAATTAAATCATATTATGATTACCTAGGAGTTGACACTAAGAAGATTCAAACTTCATATATTTTAAAAATAGGAAGCATTATGATTCTAATAACGGTAATTGGCGCACTTTCTTCAATTTTAGTTGGTTTTTTTGCTTCAAAAGTTGCTGCTGGTGTCGCTAAAAATCTAAGAAGAGATTTATTTTCTAAAATTCTAAGTTTTACAAATAATGAATTTGATAAATTTTCAACTGCTTCTTTAATTACAAGGAGTACAAATGATATTACACAAGTTCAGACCATTTTAGTAATGATGATCAGGATGATGTTTTATGCGCCTTTAATGGGAATTGGCGGGGTAATAAAAGCTTTAAATAAAAGTACGTCTATGTCATGGATTATTGCACTTGCAGTTATAGTGTTACTTGGATTTATTTTAGTTACTTTTTCAATTGTCATGCCAAGGTTTAAAAAAATACAAAAGACGCTTGATAAAATAAATTTAATTACAAGAGAACATTTAAGTGGAATGATGGTTATTAGAGCTTTTAATAATCAAAATTTTGAAGAAGATAGATTTGATAAAACTAATAGAGAATTAACTAATTTAAATTTATTTGTTAATAGGGTAATGGCTCTTTTATTTCCTATAATGATGTTTATTATGAACGGAGCAATGGTACTTATTATTTGGGTAGGAGCTCATAATATAGCTAATTCTGCTATGCAAGTTGGAGATATGATAGCATTTATGCAGTATGCAATGCAAATAATTATGGCGTTTTTAATGCTATCAATGCTATTTATAATGGTTCCAAGGGCTTCTGTATCAGCTACAAGAATTGCAGAAGTTATAGAAACTAAAGTATCGATAAAAAATCCTGAAAATCCTAAAAAATTTCCTAAAACTAATGGAGCGAATATTGTATTTGAAAATGTATATTTTAAATATGATGGAGCTAAAGAGTATATGCTAAAGGATATTAGTTTTATAGCGAAAAAAGGAGAAACAACAGCAATTATTGGATCTACTGGATCAGGAAAAACTACTTTAGTAAACTTAATTACAAGATTTTATGATACTTCTAAAGGTAAAATTACTATTAAAGATAGATTAATTACTGAAGTAAGTCAAAGTGATTTAAGAGAACTAATAGGATACATTCCACAAAAATCAATGCTTTTTAGTGGAACGGTAAAGTCAAATTTAATATACGGAAATAATAATGCAAGTGAAGAATTAATTAATAATTCAATTAGAATTGCACAGGCTACTGATTTTATTAGTGAAGATGAACTTGGCATTAAAAAGGAAATTTCTCAGGGTGCTCAAAATATTTCAGGAGGACAAAAACAGAGACTTTCAATTGCTAGGGCGCTTGTAAAGGATGCTGAAATTTATATTTTTGATGATAGTTTTTCTGCTCTTGATTATAAAACTGATGCTTCTTTACGAAGTGATTTAAGAGAAATAGTCGAAAATAAAACCGTTTTAATTATTGCCCAGAGAATATCGACTATTAAAAATGCAGATCAAATAATAGTTTTAGATGATGGCGAAATTGTAGGAAAAGGAAGACATATAGAATTAATGAAAGAATGTTTAACATACAGAGAAATTGCAAACTCTCAGCTTTCAAAGGAGGAGTTATAA
- a CDS encoding MarR family winged helix-turn-helix transcriptional regulator codes for MEMLGYEILSKLKNLRKFMHKNTKSQFKELDITGTQGMMIGILFNHSSLRLNELSKKMGLSNATVSGIVDRLEKKNIVKRVRSENDRRVVNVSLNKDFKENSKNKFNSMDDFLNKLMDKSSNQELEKVLEGLTLLEEILNRNDEVGDKID; via the coding sequence ATGGAAATGCTAGGATATGAAATACTTAGTAAGTTAAAAAACTTACGTAAATTTATGCATAAAAACACAAAATCACAATTTAAAGAACTTGATATTACAGGAACGCAGGGAATGATGATTGGAATACTATTTAATCACTCTTCTTTAAGACTTAATGAACTTAGTAAAAAAATGGGTCTTTCAAATGCTACGGTTTCTGGAATTGTAGATAGATTGGAGAAAAAAAATATTGTTAAAAGAGTTAGAAGTGAAAATGATAGAAGAGTTGTAAACGTTTCATTAAATAAAGACTTTAAAGAGAATTCAAAAAACAAATTTAACAGCATGGATGATTTTCTTAACAAATTAATGGATAAGAGTTCGAATCAAGAACTTGAAAAAGTTTTAGAAGGATTAACTTTACTTGAAGAAATATTAAATAGAAATGATGAAGTGGGGGATAAAATTGATTAA